One window of Aspergillus oryzae RIB40 DNA, chromosome 3 genomic DNA carries:
- a CDS encoding diacylglycerol acyltransferase type 2A (acyl-CoA:diacylglycerol acyltransferase (DGAT)) has product MTHIQLSSVSLENSNLYNIKNEPNMTMPSNNQSAVAKSSNSNTSGEPGKFKKMGIRWAPLNIGLERRLQTFVVLCHTLTIAIFLTSFFFACAIPLSWPILLPYLIYISLFSTAATSGTLSGRCNYLRSLRIWSIYASYFPARLHRSERLLPTRKYIFGYHPHGIISHGAFAAFATEALGFSKLFPGITNTLLTLDSNFRIPFYREYALAMGVASVSRESCENLLTRGGTDGEGMGRAITIVIGGARESLDALPHTLRLVLKRRKGFIKLAIRTGADLVPVLAFGENDLYEQVRSDQHPLIHRFQMLIKHTMGFTIPLFHARGVFNYDVGLMPYRRPLNIVVGCPIEVVQQQNRDKIDDDYIDYLHAKYVQELARLWEQWKDVYARDRTSELEIVA; this is encoded by the exons ATGACTCATATACAATTAAGCTCAGTGTCCCTTGAGAATAGTAACTTGTATAATATTAAG AATGAACCGAACATGACGATGCCTTCCAATAATCAATCTGCAGTTGCAAAAAGTTCCAACTCCAATACTTCTGGTGAACCTGGAAAGTTCAAAAAAATGGG GATTCGCTGGGCACCGCTAAATATTGGTCTGGAACGTCGCCTCCAAACATTTGTGGTATTGTGTCATACTTTGACTATCGCCATTTTTCTaaccagcttcttcttcgcgtGTGCTATACCATTATCTTGGCCTATCCTATTGCCTTATCTGATTTACATATCGCTCTTTTCAACGGCTGCTACGTCTGGGACCTTAAGTGGCCGGTGCAATTACTTGCGATCTTTACGCATCTGGTCAATTTATGCGTCTTATTTCCCGGCCCGTTTACATCGATCTGAACGTCTTTTGCCGACacggaaatatatatttgggTATCACCCCCATGGGATCATCTCACATGGCGCTTTCGCGGCCTTTGCGACTGAGGCGCTCGGTTTCTCTAAGCTCTTCCCGGGAATTACCAATACGTTGCTTACCCTCGACTCTAATTTTCGGATTCCTTTTTATCGGGAGTATGCTCTTGCTATGGGTGTTGCTAGCGTCTCTCGTGAGTCATGCGAGAACCTTCTTACTAGAGGTGGCACCGATGGTGAAGGCATGGGGCGTGCTATCACTATTGTCATTGGTGGCGCCCGCGAATCTCTCGATGCCTTACCTCACACGCTTCGCCTTGTTCTTAAGAGACGAAAGGGGTTTATAAAACTTGCCATTCGTACTGGTGCCGATCTTGTCCCAGTGCTAGCATTCGGTGAGAATGACCTGTATGAACAAGTGCGTTCGGACCAGCACCCCCTGATACACAGATTTCAGATGCTCATAAAGCATACTATGGGTTTCACAATCCCCCTGTTTCATGCTCGTGGGGTCTTTAATTATGATGTGGGTTTAATGCCCTACCGTCGCCCATTGAATATTGTTGTCGGCTGTCCCATCGAAGTTGTTCAGCAGCAAAATAGAGATAAGATCGATGACGATTATATCGATTACCTGCATGCTAAGTATGTGCAGGAGCTTGCAAGACTATGGGAGCAATGGAAAGATGTTTATGCCAGGGACAGGACTTCTGAACTTGAGATTGTTGCGTGA
- a CDS encoding putative kinesin family protein (KipA) (kinesin-like protein) yields the protein MSTLPQPSRPAANPSTGSLPPLSAPKSRKSLPVSSDHARAPSPSQISSKIRASPSPRPSFNKTALSNSASNLSSSRSISAGRTPSSPDKSLRRTISIAAFPQPPKTGSRPSTASSISGIQSLRSSGSVKVKRNSRLSVGTNSSYRSSQTASLLNGGDNKSIVGAETRDPEASPSQSRSSSAQGSYSTSATTFEDADDVTGALKPHSKPKEAKGNVIVSVRVRPDVHSIETSKINSEWAVDARRSLITFSGKEGGDYYYGNNSPTTNPSAERLPLVMEGYHGTVFAYGMTGTGKTFSMQGTATSPGVIPLAITDIFSFIRETPHREFLLRVSYLEIYNEKIHDLLSASASGSGGLPLQQEEIKLREDSKRGVYATPLKEEIVQSPTQLLRVIARGDHARRTGSTQFNARSSRSHAVVQIVVESRERVPAGATQDRRSGITPGGVRVSTLSLIDLAGSERAADDKERRTEGAHINKSLLTLGTIISRLSETKDKAGNPTDREGRHLPYRDSKLTRLLQPALSGNSLVSILCTVHLGVTGNSNPGETLNTLKFAARAKNNIVSHAKRADEALGSGSSDAGNRVLLERYRMEIQALRSQLESQTKAQAEKELKLEEQQLEKEAQARHEEQMLEMQLARTALKERIEHLNRLILCSKSTGVNSQGAVSTLGRLSRMSTAESVARSLRSSVSQSTLGAYGTPSVRPTSFLSVNSNEALPFSSGSFGNDEEEDIVGEFADGKASAQRQIVALQADLSDKNRYISTLERRLLQARRSSHSRMSTGVKAGSATSENPDMVALLREKDMEINELRQQLDDKDRMLAALRSAARHRDLAHLATDTDLKGKGEYKGADPDVSDSLASDHVASILPSHREDEVNGRKNIDDEMSRILNEMIQDRVDSGHLIKGSHGSVRIATESRRPSDTTTPVQGLTPSSMFHDNIDHDFQPGVTDLASLVLHP from the exons ATGTCTACGTTACCCCAACCGTCGCGGCCTGCCGCGAACCCTTCGACGGGGTCCTTACCCCCGCTCTCCGCACCGAAATCGAGAAAAAGTTTACCAGTCTCATCTGACCATGCGAGGGcaccttctccatcccagATTTCTTCCAAAATACGTGCCTCTCCTAGCCCTAGGCCATCATTTAATAAGACTGCACTGTCCAACTCGGCTTCCAACCTGAGCTCCTCCAGGTCAATATCCGCTGGCCGAACTCCCAGTAGTCCCGATAAATCGCTGCGCAGGACTATTAGTATTGCGGCTTTTCCCCAACCACCGAAGACAGGAAGCCGTCCTTCCACTGCTTCATCAATATCAGGTATCCAGAGTCTTCGCTCCTCTGGAAGTGTGAAAGTCAAAAGGAATTCCAGATTAAGCGTAGGGACCAACAGCAGCTATCGAAGTTCACAGACCGCGTCATTGCTGAATGGCGGCGATAATAAATCAATTGTTGGCGCAGAAACCCGAGATCCAGAGGCTTCGCCATCGCAAAGCCGGAGCTCTTCTGCTCAAGGGTCATACTCGACAAGCGCGACCACTTTTGAAGATGCAGATGATGTCACCGGTGCCCTCAAGCCTCATTCGAAGCCTAAGGAGGCCAAAGGGAACGTTATAGTCAGTGTTCGAGTACGCCCTGACGTGCACAGCATCGAGACATCAAAAATCAACAGCGAATGGGCAGTGGATGCACGTCGTAGCCTTATCACGTTCagcggaaaggaaggaggcGATTATTATTATGGTAACAATAGCCCCACAACCAATCCTTCTGCAGAACGCTTACCCTT GGTAATGGAAGGTTATCATGGTACTGTCTTTGCATACGGCATGACTGGCACCGGTAAAACCTTCTCAATGCAGGGAACTGCTACCTCTCCAGGGGTAATCCCACTAGCAATAACCGACATATTTTCCTTCATCAGGGAGACTCCGCATCGAGAATTCTTGCTTCGCGTTAGTTACCTTGAGATCTACAACGAGAAGATTCATGACCTACTCTCAGCCTCTGCTTCTGGTAGTGGTGGTCTGCCCCTCCAGCAGGAAGAGATAAAGCTGCGCGAAGATAGCAAACGAGGCGTGTATGCGACTCCactgaaagaagagatcGTACAAAGCCCAACGCAACTTCTTCGTGTGATTGCGAGGGGTGACCATGCAAGAAGAACTGGCAGCACGCAGTTCAATGCTCGCAGCTCCCGAAGTCATGCGGTTGTCCAAATCGTTGTTGAGAGTAGGGAACGAGTGCCCGCGGGAGCCACTCAGGACAGGCGATCGGGCATAACCCCGGGAGGAGTCAGAGTATCCACACTTAGTTTAATAGACTTAGCGGGGTCAGAACGTGCAGCTGACGACAAAGAACGGCGCACAGAAGGTGCTCACATAAACAAAAGCTTACTCACCCTTGGGACTATCATTTCAAGACTCTCGGAAACTAAGGACAAAGCTGGTAACCCGACTGATCGCGAGGGCAGACATCTGCCGTATCGTGACAGCAAACTCACGAGGTTGTTACAGCCAGCTTTATCAGGGAATTCACTAGTCAGCATTCTTTGCACTGTTCATCTTGGCGTAACGGGCAATTCGAATCCTGGTGAAACACTCAATACTTTGAAATTCGCTGCGCGAGCCAAAAACAATATTGTCAGTCACGCCAAGCGGGCGGATGAAGCGCTTGGTAGTGGTAGCAGTGATGCAGGCAACCGTGTGCTTCTAGAACGCTACCGAATGGAGATTCAGGCCCTTCGAAGCCAGCTCGAGAGTCAAACGAAAGCCCAAGCTGAGAAAGAGTTGAAAttggaagagcagcaactAGAAAAGGAAGCACAGGCACGCCACGAAGAGCAAATGTTGGAAATGCAATTGGCTCGAACCGCTCTCAAGGAGCGCATAGAACATCTCAATCGGCTCATTCTTTGTTCCAAATCTACTGGTGTAAACAGCCAGGGAGCGGTGTCTACTCTAGGTCGACTATCAAGAATGTCTACTGCCGAATCGGTGGCTCGATCTTTACGCTCTTCAGTCAGCCAGTCAACATTGGGCGCGTATGGGACACCGTCTGTCCGGCCTACATCATTCCTCTCCGTCAACAGCAACGAAGCTTTACCTTTCTCGAGTGGGTCATTTGGcaacgacgaggaggaagatatcgtGGGGGAATTTGCGGACGGAAAAGCAAGCGCTCAGAGGCAAATCGTTGCCCTCCAGGCCGATTTGAGTGACAAAAATCGCTATATCTCGACTCTAGAGAGACGCCTACTGCAGGCCCGACGGTCCAGCCATTCGCGAATGTCAACAGGCGTTAAAGCTGGGAGCGCAACTTCTGAAAATCCAGATATGGTGGCTTTGCTACGTGAAAAGGATATGGAAATCAACGAACTTCGACAGCAGTTAGATGATAAGGATCGAATGCTCGCTGCACTCCGCTCTGCTGCTCGGCATCGGGACCTTGCGCATCTCGCTACCGATACAGACCTCAAGGGAAAAGGTGAGTATAAAGGTGCCGATCCCGATGTGAGCGACTCGCTAGCTAGCGACCATGTGGCTAGTATCCTTCCGTCTCACAGGGAGGACGAAGTAAATGGCAGGAAAAATATAGATGATGAAATGTCACGAATTCTCAATGAGATGATCCAAGATCGGGTTGACAGTGGCCACTTAATCAAGGGTTCTCATGGGAGTGTCCGTATCGCTACCGAAAGTCGACGGCCTTCGGACACCACGACGCCTGTTCAGGGCCTAACTCCAAGCAGCATGTTTCATGACAATATCGATCATGATTTCCAACCGGGTGTAACTGACCTCGCTTCGCTTGTCTTGCATCCTTAA
- a CDS encoding mitochondrial 37S ribosomal protein mS41 (predicted protein) — protein sequence MRSSFLLSSRLIRPLAIGKKCVRCFHKHASTPSVPSPTPFVPDVETFLTLIGRGMTKHASKLPSWEKLFTLSSTELRDIGIEPTRQRRYLLRKREKFRNGVFGPGGDLEHVVDGTAQLRVVEVPLTPRDTTTDNQASRPSTSSATLSPGMRKVIVNLPPDASEYTHDPSKPLKKFAHMKIHRGSMLSGPFLQPIKGTDNCAALLKVQEGMWEDKLGHKVDGGERRRAEVRAKKRSEERRKGTA from the coding sequence ATGCGTAGCTCGTTTCTCTTATCTTCACGACTCATCAGACCTCTGGCCATCGGCAAAAAATGTGTGCGATGTTTCCATAAACACGCCTCTACGCCTTCTGTGccttcaccaacaccatTCGTCCCCGACGTCGAAACATTCCTTACGTTGATTGGACGTGGCATGACTAAACATGCAAGCAAGCTGCCTTCATGGGAGAAGCTGTTTACTCTTAGCTCTACTGAGCTTCGGGATATTGGCATTGAGCCGACTCGTCAACGGCGTTACCTGCTCcggaaaagggagaaatTCAGGAACGGAGTCTTTGGGCCGGGTGGTGACCTGGAAcatgttgttgatggtacAGCCCAATTGCGCGTAGTTGAGGTTCCATTGACCCCAAGGGATACAACAACGGACAATCAAGCCTCAcgcccctccacctcctcggcGACGCTCTCTCCGGGGATGAGGAAAGTGATTGTCAATCTGCCACCTGATGCTTCCGAATATACACACGACCCATCGAAACCACTCAAAAAGTTCGCGCACATGAAGATCCATCGTGGTTCCATGCTCAGCGGACCATTCTTGCAGCCAATCAAAGGTACAGATAATTGCGCAGCTCTATTAAAAGTCCAGGAAGGCATGTGGGAGGACAAGTTGGGACACAAGGTCGATGGTGGTGAAAGGAGACGTGCCGAGGTTAGGGCTAAAAAGAGGAgtgaagaaaggaggaagggaaCAGCATAG
- a CDS encoding cytochrome P450 (cytochrome P450) — protein sequence MGILAVILDSVCERCSGSSLWMLSTVALLSILVVSVVINVLRQLLFKNYKEPPLVFHWFPFIGSTISYGMDPYRFFFNCREKYGDIFTFVLLGKKTTVYLGTKGNDFILNGKLRDVCAEEVYSPLTTPVFGRHVVYDCPNAKLMEQKKFVKFGLTSDALRSYVRLITEEVEDFVQKSSALQGPNGVFDVCKTIAEITIYTASRSLQGKEVRSRFDSTFAELYHDLDMGFAPINFMLPWAPLPHNRKRDAAQKRMTETYMEIIKERRKAGSKKDSEDMVWNLMSCMYKDGTPVPDEEIAHMMIALLMAGQHSSSSTAAWIVLHLAASPEITEELYQEQLRILGHDMPPLTYENLQKLDLHAKVIKETLRIHAPIHSIIRAVKNPMPVEGTPYVIPTSHNVLSSPGVTARSEEHFPDPLEWKPHRWDEAIAVSSEDEEKVDYGYGLVTKGTNSPYLPFGAGRHRCIGEQFAYVQLGAITAALVRLFKFSNLPGVQTLPDTDYSSLFSKPLGNSKIQFEKREPVTKA from the exons ATGGGCATCCTAGCTGTCATTCTCGACAGTGTTTGTGAGCGCTGCTCAGGTTCATCACTATGGATGCTCTCCACTGTGGCATTGCTATCCATTCTCGTTGTGTCTGTGGTTATCAACGTCTTACGGCAACTTCTCTTCAAAAATTACAAAGAACCCCCCTTGGTATTTCATTGGTTCCCTTTTATCGGAAGTACCATCAGCTATGGCATGGATCCATACAGATTTTTCTTTAATTGCCGCGAAAAG TATGGCGATATCTTCACATTCGTTCTCCTCGGTAAGAAGACAACCGTCTACCTGGGCACCAAGGGGAACGATTTCATTCTGAACGGCAAGCTTCGAGATGTCTGCGCCGAAGAGGTCTATTCCCCACTTACAACTCCTGTGTTTGGGCGTCATGTGGTATACGACTGCCCAAATGCTAAGCTTatggagcagaagaag TTTGTGAAATTTGGACTTACATCAGATGCACTCCGTTCGTACGTTCGTTTGATCAcagaggaagtggaagatTTTGTACAAAAGTCCTCGGCACTCCAGGGTCCCAATGGCGTTTTCGATGTCTGCAAAACGATCGCTGAGATTACCATATACACCGCCTCGCGTTCCCTtcaagggaaagaagttcGGAGCAGATTCGACTCGACATTTGCTGAACTGTACCATGATCTCGACATGGGTTTTGCCCCTATAAATTTCATGTTACCATGGGCCCCTCTACCACATAACCGCAAGCGTGATGCCGCCCAGAAAAGGATGACTGAAACATATATGGAGATTATAAAGGAACGCCGTAAGGCTGGCAGCAAAAAGGATTCAGAAGACATGGTTTGGAATCTCATGTCCTGCATGTACAAAGATGGGACGCCTGTCCCCGACGAAGAAATTGCACACATGATGATCGCCTTACTCATGGCCGGCCAGCACTCTTCGTCGTCCACTGCGGCTTGGATTGTCCTGCATCTTGCAGCATCCCCTGAAATAACAGAGGAGCTTTATCAGGAACAACTTCGTATCCTTGGACACGACATGCCTCCACTCACTTATGAGAACCTGCAGAAATTGGACTTGCACGCCAAGGTCATTAAAGAAACTCTTCGCATACATGCACCAATCCACTCTATCATTCGAGCAGTGAAGAACCCGATGCCAGTAGAGGGTACTCCCTACGTGATCCCGACCTCGCACAATGTACTTTCCTCCCCCGGTGTCACTGCAAGATCGGAAGAACATTTCCCTGATCCGCTTGAATGGAAACCCCACCGCTGGGATGAGGCCATCGCTGTTAGctctgaagatgaagaaaaagtTGACTATGGCTATGGCTTGGTTACTAAAGGAACCAACAGCCCGTATCTTCCATTCGGCGCCGGGCGTCATAGGTGCATTGGCGAACAGTTCGCTTACGTGCAGCTCGGTGCGATAACAGCGGCTCTAGTAAGGTTATTCAAGTTCAGCAACCTTCCAGGTGTTCAAACTCTTCCAGACACTGACTACTCA TCATTATTTTCAAAGCCTTTGGGCAACTCAAAGATACAATTTGAGAAGCGCGAGCCTGTCACCAAGGCGTAG
- a CDS encoding uncharacterized protein (serine/threonine protein kinase Chk2 and related proteins), translated as MAPQNEKSSLKRSRVSTDHDSQDLKKQRRSQRTTDQDQSQTTPVNQSYLPTPLTQQNSTTTDVTKEVTASPGASSQVRCQTPLNSDSLQTFSSPPGDTQAQSQFVYPPRAFADEVEDEAAEGVWGYLIPLDEKVRRPLVLRKRDSCEGHADAKSKGKAGKATRRQDKSSEDKQAKIHPPGGYLVGRHPECDLVINVPTISNRHFLIFPENRKGGSVAIMEDLSSNGTFINDAIVGRNKHRELEDGDEVTILDEARFVFRYPRTRETSGFRQQYRLLQQLGKGHFATVYLCAERSTGTQYAVKVFEKHVAPEILQDSRRRRYTKAVDIWSLGVVLYICLCGFPPFSDELYTAESPYTLAQQIKMGRFDYPSPYWDSVGDPALDLIDKMLTVDVDKRITVDECLEHPWLTGKYPSVSDSTDGLTGALGKLDFSKRKIARERTLLSSVNYVHFSEHVEEGAIPIKVFHKNNAGKRVHNRPAKAQKREVSPDENSAPYDFVNLGERGDPVLFKEDSVSQYR; from the exons atggcGCCACAGAACGAAAAGAGCTCTCTTAAACGCAGTAGG GTTAGCACGGACCATGATTCACAAGATTTGAAAAAGCAGCGGCGCTCTCAGAGAACTACAGACCAAGATCAATCCCAGACTACGCCGGTGAATCAGTCCTATTTACCTACGCCTCTAACCCAACAAAATTCAACTACGACGGACGTTACGAAAGAAGTCACAGCTTCACCTGGTGCTTCTAGCCAAGTGCGCTGTCAAACGCCGCTCAATTCAGATTCCCTCCAAACATTTTCGTCTCCTCCTGGCGATACGCAGGCTCAATCACAATTTGTATACCCACCCAGAGCATTTGCCGACgaagtggaggatgaggccgCTGAAGGGGTATGGGGCTACCTCATTCCGCTTGATGAAAAGGTTCGGAGGCCCCTTGTTCTGAGAAAACGAGATAGTTGTGAAGGCCATGCGGATGCCAAGTCCAAGGGCAAGGCTGGGAAGGCAACTCGACGGCAAGATAAATCATCGGAGGACAAACAAGCGAAGATCCATCCCCCTGGCGGTTACTTAGTTGGTCGCCATCCGGAATGTG ACTTGGTGATCAACGTCCCCACTATATCTAATCGGCATTTCTTGATCTTCCCAGAAAACAGAAAGGGTGGATCGGTCGCGATAATGGAGGATCTGTCTAGCAATGGTACTTTTATTAATGATGCAATCGTTGGGCGTAACAAGCATCGCGAACTTGAAGACGGGGATGAAGTCACTATCTTGGATGAAGCACGCTTTGTTTTCAGGTACCCTCGCACAAGGGAAACAAGTGGGTTCCGCCAGCAATAcaggcttcttcaacaacttGGAAAAGGCCATTTTGCAACTGTCTACCTTTGTGCAGAACGGTCTACAGGAACGCAATACGCCGTTAAGGTTTTTGAGAAAC ATGTGGCACCAGAGATATTACAAGATTCCCGCCGGCGCCGATACACGAAAGCTGTGGACATCTGGTCCCTTGGCGTTGTTCTTTACATATGCCTTTGTggatttccccctttctccGATGAGCTTTATACTGCCGAGAGCCCGTACACTTTAGCGCAGCAGATCAAGATGGGTCGCTTTGATTACCCATCACCCTACTGGGATTCTGTGGGCGACCCGGCTCTAGATCTCATAGACAAAATGCTCACCGTTGATGTCGACAAGAGAATCACCGTGGACGAATGCCTAGAGCATCCATGGCTTACTGGGAAATACCCTAGTGTTTCTGACAGCACTGATGGGCTAACTGGAGCCTTGGGAAAACTGGACTTCTCGAAACGAAAAATCGCCCGGGAACGCACGCTCCTTAGCAGTGTCAATTATGTCCATTTCAGTGAGCACGTGGAGGAAGGTGCTATTCCGATTAAAGTTTTCCATAAGAATAACGCCGGAAAACGTGTGCACAACCGGCCTGCCAAAGCCCAAAAACGTGAAGTGTCACCTGACGAAAATAGTGCCCCTTACGATTTTGTCAACCTTGGAGAGCGTGGGGATCCAGTGCTGTTCAAAGAAGATTCCGTCAGTCAGTACAGATGA